A stretch of Triticum aestivum cultivar Chinese Spring chromosome 1D, IWGSC CS RefSeq v2.1, whole genome shotgun sequence DNA encodes these proteins:
- the LOC123157641 gene encoding uncharacterized protein, which translates to MEVDELKVPSVDLNEPQPASKRTPGGETIDEENTDEEKVSKPAEGTEADNSAVKPMKRDVPDGKEGKPFRAASEGSLGAIERAMEAAVKLWKKIVFEPAGVRFGIKRGNKYVNGNQYKSKQDLLCSCEMSRQWMYDDRCSPEFINGVQTFLLAAEANKRADGFMPCPCLVCKNDHNYSTSRTIHVHLFKSGFMPHYNVWTKHGERGVMMEDNEEEEDDDNYPGHGFPEYDDTTMGEEAEPAMREEAEEEASDEPADDLGRAIADAKRNCASDLEKKKLQRMLEDHKKLLYPNCEADKKKLGTTLELLQWKAENGVSDKGFGKLLVMIKNMLPKDNELPESTYEAKKAVCPLGLEVQKIHACPNDCILYRGEYEDLNACPVCGALRYKIRRDDPGDVEGERPRKKIPAKVMWYAPIIPRLKRLFQNKEHAKAMRWHREDRKKDGKLRVPADGSQWRKIERKYGKEFADDARNVWFGLSADGINPFGEQSSNHSTWPVTLCLYNLPPWLCMKRKFIMMPVLIQGPKQPGNDIDVYLRPLVEELLQLWNGTGVRAWDEHMGEEFDLKALLFVTINDWPALSNLSGQTNKGYRACTHCLDDTDSIYLDNCRKNVYLGHRRFLPSRHPVRKKGKHFKGEADHRTKPRHRTGADVHDMVKDLKVVFGKGPGGQPVPNDADGRAPMWKKKSIFWDLPYWKDLEDQQRMHGKDGIHQGHASYALTKEEKEIFFECLLSIKVPSGFSSNIKGIINMAEKKFQNLKSHDCHVIMTQLLPVALRGLLPDNKYVHNRARPEGSISKGHENEEVIEFCIDFIPDLKPIGVPESRHKGRLDGKGTLGGNQKICMDGHSLTEAHYTVIQNSALVAPYMDEHKNFLRSKHPERSDDWITREQTRSFAGWLQTRTMHDASIEDDMYSLSQLPSSNIMTFKGYEINGNTFYTIAQDKKSTNQNSGVRFDATTKTGKETYYGYIEEIWELDYGRDLKVPLFRCKWVNMTRYGVTEDPQYGMTTVDLNNLAYADEPFVLANDVAQVFYVKDMSTKPRKRKDKEANASYDEPKRHIVLSGKRNIVGVDDKTDMSEDYEKFDEIAPFTVNIDPSIQLNDEDFPWLRRKGTYAKK; encoded by the exons ATGGAGGTCGACGAACTAAAAG TCCCTAGTGTGGATCTAAATGAACCACAACCCGCCAGCAAGAGGACGCCTGGCGGTGAGACGATTGATGAGGAAAACACGGACGAGGAAAAGGTTAGCAAACCAGCGGAAGGCACCGAAGCAGACAACAGCGCGGTCAAGCCGATGAAGAGGGATGTACCAGACGGCAAAG AGGGGAAGCCATTCAGAGCAGCATCGGAGGGAAGCCTAGGGGCGATCGAGCGGGCGATGGAAGCAGCAGTGAAGCTCTGGAAGAAAATTGTGTTCGAACCAGCT GGAGTCCGGTTCGGCATCAAGCGTGGGAACAAGTACGTCAACGGCAACCAATACAAATCTAAACAAGATCTACTGTGCTCATGCGAG atgagccgacaatggatgtacgatgaccgatgctctcccgagttcattaatggcgtgcaaacttttctgcttgcggctgaggcaaacaagcgggcggatggttttatgccttgtccatgtttagtctgtaagaatgatcacaattactctacgtcaagaaccattcacgtccacctgtttaagtccggtttcatgccccactataatgtttggaccaagcacggagaaagaggggttatgatggaagacaatgaagaagaagaggacgacgacaactatcctggccatgggttccctgaatacgatgatacaacaatgggggaagaagctgagccggcaatgcgggaagaagctgaagaagaggcatcagatgagcccgctgatgatctaggtcgggccattgccgatgcaaagagaaactgcgcaagtgatttggagaagaagaagttgcagcgcatgttagaggatcacaagaaattgttgtacccgaattgcgaagctgacaagaaaaagttgggcaccacactggaattgctgcaatggaaggcagagaatggtgtatctgacaagggatttggaaagttgctggtaatgataaagaatatgcttccaaaggacaacgaattgcccgagagtacgtacgaagcaaagaaggctgtctgccctctagggttagaggtgcagaagatacatgcatgccctaatgactgcatcctctaccgcggtgagtacgaggatttgaacgcttgcccggtatgcggtgcattgcgctataagatcaggcgcgatgaccctggtgatgtcgagggcgagcgccccaggaagaagattcctgccaaggtgatgtggtatgctcctataataccacggttgaaacgtttgttccaaaacaaagagcatgccaaggcgatgcgatggcacagagaagaccgtaagaaagacggaaagttgagagtacccgctgacgggtcgcagtggagaaaaattgagagaaagtacgggaaggagtttgcagatgacgcaaggaacgtatggtttggtctaagcgcagatggcattaatccttttggggagcagagcagcaaccatagcacctggcctgtgactctatgtttgtataaccttcctccttggttgtgcatgaagcggaagttcattatgatgccagtgctcatccaaggccctaagcaacccggcaacgacattgatgtgtacctaaggccattagttgaagaactcttacagctgtggaatggaacaggtgtacgtgcgtgggatgagcacatgggggaagaatttgacctaaaggccttgctgttcgtgaccatcaatgattggcctgctctcagtaacctttcaggacagacaaacaagggataccgcgcatgcacgcactgtttggatgataccgacagtatatatttggacaattgtaggaagaatgtgtacctgggacatcgtcgatttcttccgagcaggcatcccgtaagaaagaaaggcaagcatttcaaaggtgaggcggatcaccggacgaagcctcgccaccgtactggtgctgatgtacatgatatggtcaaggatttgaaggtagtctttggaaagggtcctggcggacaacctgttccgaatgacgctgacggacgcgcacccatgtggaagaagaaatctatattttgggacctgccctattggaaagatctagag gaccagcaacgtatgcatggaaaagacggcatacatcagggtcatgccagctacgctcttaccaaagaagagaaggaaatcttctttgaatgcctgctcagtattaaggtaccgtctggcttctcgtcgaatataaagggaataataaacatggcagagaaaaagttccagaacctaaagtctcatgactgccacgtgattatgacgcaactgcttccggttgcattgagggggcttctaccggataac aaatatgttcataaccgtgctaggccagaaggaagcatctccaagggccatgaaaatgaggaggtcattgagttttgtattgactttattcctgaccttaagccgattggtgttcctgaatcgcggcataagggcagactggatggaaaaggcacgctaggagggaatcaaaaaatatgtatggacggacattctctcactgaagcacactacacagttatacagaattccgccttggtggctccgtatatggacgaacacaagaattttctacgctccaaacacccggagcggtctgatgactggattacacgtgaacaaaccaggagtttcgccggctggttgcagacacgtaccatgcatgacgcctctattgaagatgacatgtactcgctgtcccagttaccatcttcgaatataatgactttcaaagggtacgagataaatggtaatacattttacacgatcgcccaagataagaagagcaccaaccaaaacagtggtgtccgctttgatgcaacaaccaagacgggaaaggaaacatattatggttacatagaggagatatgggaacttgactatggacgtgatttgaaggtccctttgtttcggtgcaaatgggtcaatatgacacgatatggggtaacggaagacccgcagtatggaatgacaacagtggatctcaacaatcttgcgtatgcagacgaaccattcgtcctagctaatgatgtggcacaggttttctatgtgaaggatatgtctaccaagccgagaaaaagaaaagataaggaagcgaatgcatcatacgatgagccaaagcgccacatagttctttctgggaagagaaacatcgtgggagtggatgacaagacagacatgtcagaagattatgaaaagtttgatgaaattgctccattcacagtgaatattgacccgagcatccagttaaatgatgaagattttccatggctacggcgcaaagggacatacgcgaagaaa